One window from the genome of Vibrio vulnificus NBRC 15645 = ATCC 27562 encodes:
- a CDS encoding J domain-containing protein → MRKPILLVTSLMFLMLSFGSHAESTQELTAKANQQDPKAQYQLAVQLEQHQDDTASVDAFYWYQQSAELGYEPAQFKLAQALESGIGTQGNIKSAANWYLHSALQGNQLALLRLGNLYEQHGNEFSNLELAQQWFGIAAKTNPQADREYNRILELKFNQLRAKQVSAISQLDNALAEPIDEHSLTSNQTNFSQKSSTSVVSDWIPIALLLTVILAGVSLARTIRKRRLTQQIDRDLTLEKELKSQQFSNKQLKRQLEKVFNEYKKLQNQQKNHKVALACAMFGYLPSNIPDEKSIKIRFRQLSKLYHPDARGSEEEMKRLNGALKVLLQNVTNK, encoded by the coding sequence TTGCGCAAACCCATTTTGCTTGTTACTTCGCTCATGTTCCTGATGCTTTCTTTTGGCTCTCATGCGGAAAGTACACAGGAGTTAACAGCAAAAGCCAATCAGCAAGATCCCAAGGCACAATATCAGCTCGCGGTTCAACTCGAACAGCACCAAGATGACACGGCTTCTGTCGATGCTTTCTATTGGTACCAACAATCGGCTGAGTTAGGGTACGAGCCTGCCCAGTTTAAACTCGCACAAGCTTTAGAAAGCGGCATAGGGACGCAAGGCAATATTAAAAGCGCCGCAAATTGGTACCTCCACTCGGCACTTCAAGGTAATCAACTTGCCCTTCTGCGTTTGGGCAATCTCTATGAACAGCACGGCAATGAATTTAGCAATCTTGAACTTGCTCAGCAGTGGTTTGGTATCGCGGCAAAAACCAATCCGCAAGCCGATCGTGAATACAATCGCATACTTGAACTTAAATTCAACCAGTTGCGTGCTAAGCAAGTCTCTGCGATATCGCAGCTCGATAACGCTTTGGCGGAACCCATTGACGAGCATTCGCTCACATCAAACCAAACCAATTTCTCGCAAAAAAGCAGTACTTCTGTAGTCAGTGATTGGATCCCTATTGCTCTCTTGCTCACTGTTATTCTTGCAGGCGTTTCTTTGGCGCGCACAATACGAAAACGTCGACTCACTCAGCAAATAGACCGCGACTTAACACTAGAAAAGGAACTGAAAAGTCAGCAGTTCAGTAACAAGCAGTTAAAACGCCAGTTAGAAAAAGTCTTTAACGAGTACAAAAAACTGCAGAATCAACAAAAAAATCATAAGGTAGCGCTGGCTTGCGCGATGTTTGGTTACCTGCCAAGTAACATTCCTGACGAAAAGTCGATCAAAATTCGCTTCCGCCAGCTTTCGAAACTCTACCACCCGGATGCCAGAGGTAGTGAAGAGGAAATGAAGCGTCTAAACGGAGCATTAAAAGTACTATTACAGAATGTTACAAATAAGTAA
- a CDS encoding DUF2786 domain-containing protein, translated as MDKQKALKKIAKCLELGNSANVNEAANAIKMAHRLMLKYGLDKDDIEFIKMGKTQSTHLLPASISSVLLRVIRGINTKFGVEAVLLNHKGLKRLEFIGEADRAIFAAFAFDIIYREMNESTGQFRNSFAGSGTSSLEVTRRVNSFVSGWVEGALEKLPVITPDEESANKINNYIDKEFQNIDRETFKQQLREAMKNLTADYEVGLKKGRKVSVNRPVGGAQAMKQIEKR; from the coding sequence ATGGATAAACAAAAAGCGCTGAAGAAAATTGCCAAATGCCTAGAGCTAGGCAACTCCGCCAATGTCAACGAAGCGGCCAACGCGATTAAGATGGCGCATCGCTTGATGCTCAAGTATGGCCTCGACAAAGACGATATCGAGTTCATTAAGATGGGAAAAACTCAATCAACCCATCTTCTGCCTGCGAGTATCAGTTCCGTCTTACTGCGTGTTATTCGTGGTATCAATACCAAATTTGGTGTAGAAGCAGTGTTGCTTAACCATAAGGGACTCAAACGCTTAGAGTTCATTGGTGAAGCTGACCGTGCTATTTTCGCCGCTTTCGCCTTTGACATTATTTACCGTGAAATGAACGAAAGCACGGGCCAATTCCGCAATAGTTTTGCAGGCTCTGGCACCTCTTCACTTGAGGTGACACGACGAGTCAACTCGTTTGTCTCTGGCTGGGTAGAAGGCGCATTGGAAAAACTGCCCGTGATCACGCCTGATGAAGAATCAGCTAACAAAATCAATAACTACATCGATAAAGAGTTCCAAAACATCGATCGTGAAACCTTTAAGCAGCAACTGCGTGAGGCGATGAAAAATCTCACCGCCGATTACGAAGTGGGCCTAAAAAAAGGGCGCAAAGTGTCTGTAAACCGCCCAGTTGGCGGTGCGCAAGCGATGAAACAAATCGAAAAAAGATAA
- a CDS encoding DUF3334 family protein translates to MKKNRVVTTEDILLKLCQSVSGVLTSATSSQIHYSAMVQKINKTSLKPDFGCFVLFDGGFTGLVVINFTAKAALEIYTNYMRNMGMPEEELAVLHTSDEVGDVLGELMNQLVGDFTNKIRKELQTNITQNQPKMLSLNKQVILSVDTNLDRPQARRVTFSTANNNIFYLELAMDKTEFIQLEDFEVAEDENPDDILEAAQANMRGKKAESNSSEEELDITSDLLDELGI, encoded by the coding sequence ATGAAAAAAAACAGAGTCGTTACGACCGAAGATATCTTGTTAAAACTGTGTCAGTCCGTATCTGGAGTGCTCACTTCTGCCACCTCTTCTCAAATTCACTATTCTGCAATGGTGCAGAAAATCAACAAAACCAGTCTAAAGCCTGATTTCGGCTGTTTTGTTCTTTTTGATGGTGGTTTTACTGGCCTTGTCGTCATCAACTTTACCGCAAAAGCAGCATTAGAGATTTACACTAATTACATGCGTAATATGGGCATGCCAGAAGAAGAACTGGCCGTGTTGCACACCTCCGATGAAGTGGGTGATGTACTGGGTGAGTTGATGAACCAATTAGTCGGCGATTTCACCAATAAAATTCGCAAAGAACTGCAAACCAACATCACCCAAAATCAGCCCAAAATGCTGTCTCTGAACAAACAGGTTATTCTTTCGGTGGATACCAACCTAGACCGCCCACAAGCGCGTCGCGTGACCTTCTCTACGGCAAATAACAACATCTTCTACTTAGAGCTTGCGATGGATAAAACTGAATTTATTCAGCTTGAAGATTTCGAAGTCGCTGAAGATGAGAATCCGGATGATATTTTAGAAGCGGCGCAAGCAAACATGCGCGGCAAGAAAGCAGAGAGCAACTCATCAGAAGAGGAGTTAGACATTACCTCAGATTTGCTTGATGAACTGGGTATCTAA
- a CDS encoding FAD-binding and (Fe-S)-binding domain-containing protein: MLPRLNSQSDVDPVVLSFLKELEQAGFNGDIESHYASRLAVATDNSVYQQLPQAVILPKSTQDVALICKLSLNPLFERITFSPRGGGTGTNGQSLTKGIVVDLSRHMNKVLEINEQEGWVRVQAGVVKDQLNDAVRPYGFFFSPDLSTSNRATLGGMINTDASGQGSLKYGKTSDHVLSLQAVFADGSMLESDLSRGLPEEGQFAHTALQVTESVCREKRQQIVDKFPPLNRFLTGYDLKNAIEEQTGEFNFTRVLCGAEGSLAFITEAKLNLTPIPKARTLVNVKYNSFDAALRNAPFMVEAKALSVETVDSKVLNLAKQDIVWHSVSDLITDVPGQEMLGLNMVEYAGENELEVAEQVAALTSKLDSMLEQGEAGIIGYQVCNDVASLGRIYNMRKKAVGLLGAAKGRAKPVAFAEDTCVPPENLADFIAEFRQLLDSKNLEYGMFGHVDAGVLHVRPALDLCDPTQELLMHEVSDEVVKLVAKYGGLMWGEHGKGFRSEYGPDFFGQELFTELRRIKAAFDPYNKMNPGKICTPLGSDAELVKVSDTKRGYFDRQIDVKVRDSFKQAMECNGNGLCFNYDTSSPMCPSMKVTADRRHSPKGRAGLVREWLRQLTEQGIDILDLEAQTLQGSSTIKNMLDRVRNRINQRHEYDFSHEVYEAMNGCLACKACASQCPIKVDVPSFRSRFLNIYHSRYQRPAKDYLVANIETLLPIMSKAPRLINGVIRQSWMQSLTEKTVGYVDTPLLSVPTLKQRLATLKEFDLQQLNALSSDEKRDHVLIVQDPFTSYYDAQVVEDFAALVTSLGKTPILLPFKPNGKAQHIKGFLKRFVATASDTAKFLELVADLAIPMVGVDPALVLCYRDEYQEILGDKRGDFQVLTAHEWLLPRLAEFDVTKGSAEPPWYLLAHCTEKTKLPNAEKEWGTIFTHFGAQLNTVPVGCCGMAGTFGHESDKLQMSKDIYALSWQPSLEALPKERCLITGYSCRSQVKRFEGVQPLHPVQALLSICRQNG, translated from the coding sequence ATGTTACCAAGACTTAATTCTCAATCGGATGTCGATCCCGTTGTTCTTAGTTTTCTCAAAGAGCTTGAGCAAGCTGGTTTCAACGGTGACATTGAATCTCATTACGCAAGTCGCCTTGCCGTTGCGACTGATAACAGCGTGTATCAACAGTTACCTCAAGCTGTAATTCTTCCAAAAAGCACACAAGATGTCGCACTCATCTGCAAGCTTAGCCTAAACCCGTTGTTTGAGCGTATCACCTTTTCTCCAAGAGGCGGCGGTACGGGCACCAATGGCCAATCTTTAACTAAAGGGATTGTGGTTGATCTCTCTCGCCATATGAACAAAGTTTTGGAGATCAACGAGCAAGAAGGCTGGGTGCGTGTTCAAGCAGGCGTAGTGAAAGATCAACTGAATGATGCTGTGAGGCCATATGGATTTTTCTTCTCTCCAGATTTGTCGACCAGCAATCGCGCAACGCTGGGTGGGATGATTAATACCGATGCCTCTGGGCAAGGTTCATTGAAATACGGTAAAACGTCCGATCATGTTTTGTCTCTGCAAGCCGTTTTTGCCGATGGCTCAATGCTCGAATCGGATCTATCGAGAGGATTACCCGAAGAAGGACAATTTGCCCACACGGCTTTACAAGTCACGGAATCGGTATGTCGTGAAAAACGTCAGCAGATTGTAGACAAGTTCCCGCCATTGAACCGCTTTCTAACCGGTTATGATTTAAAAAATGCGATTGAAGAACAAACCGGCGAGTTTAACTTCACTCGCGTACTCTGTGGTGCCGAGGGTTCACTGGCGTTCATCACTGAAGCCAAACTCAACCTCACGCCGATTCCTAAAGCGCGAACGCTGGTAAATGTAAAATACAACAGTTTCGACGCCGCGCTACGTAATGCTCCCTTTATGGTTGAGGCAAAAGCGCTGTCTGTTGAAACCGTTGATTCCAAAGTCCTGAATCTTGCCAAGCAAGACATTGTTTGGCACAGCGTGAGTGATTTGATTACCGATGTACCAGGGCAGGAAATGCTCGGTTTAAACATGGTGGAATACGCAGGTGAAAATGAGCTGGAAGTCGCAGAGCAGGTGGCCGCGCTGACCAGCAAGCTCGATAGCATGCTAGAACAGGGTGAAGCCGGCATTATTGGCTATCAAGTGTGTAACGACGTGGCTAGCTTGGGACGTATCTACAACATGCGTAAGAAAGCGGTTGGATTGCTTGGCGCAGCGAAAGGACGAGCCAAACCGGTCGCGTTTGCGGAAGATACCTGCGTGCCACCAGAAAATTTGGCCGATTTTATCGCTGAGTTTCGTCAACTGCTGGACAGTAAAAATCTCGAGTACGGCATGTTTGGCCATGTAGATGCTGGGGTTTTGCATGTACGCCCAGCACTTGATCTTTGCGACCCGACACAAGAGTTGCTCATGCATGAGGTGTCCGATGAGGTTGTCAAACTGGTGGCGAAATATGGCGGTTTGATGTGGGGTGAGCATGGTAAGGGTTTTCGCTCTGAATACGGCCCTGACTTTTTTGGCCAGGAGTTGTTTACCGAGCTAAGACGCATTAAAGCGGCGTTCGATCCTTACAATAAAATGAATCCGGGTAAGATCTGTACACCACTGGGTAGCGATGCCGAACTCGTCAAAGTCTCGGACACGAAACGTGGGTACTTTGACCGACAAATCGATGTCAAAGTCCGTGATAGCTTCAAACAGGCGATGGAATGTAATGGCAATGGTTTGTGTTTTAACTACGACACAAGTTCGCCAATGTGTCCTTCGATGAAAGTGACGGCAGACAGACGCCATTCACCAAAAGGTCGTGCAGGTTTGGTTCGTGAATGGCTGCGCCAGTTGACTGAGCAGGGCATTGATATTTTGGATTTGGAAGCTCAAACCCTACAGGGTTCTTCGACCATTAAGAACATGCTTGATCGAGTCCGTAATCGAATTAATCAGCGTCATGAGTACGATTTCTCTCATGAAGTGTATGAGGCTATGAATGGTTGTTTGGCGTGCAAAGCGTGTGCCAGCCAATGCCCGATTAAAGTCGATGTGCCGAGCTTCCGTTCGCGTTTTCTCAACATCTACCACAGCCGTTATCAACGCCCAGCGAAGGATTATCTGGTTGCGAACATCGAAACCTTGTTGCCGATCATGTCTAAAGCGCCACGCTTGATTAATGGTGTGATTCGCCAATCGTGGATGCAAAGCTTAACGGAGAAAACGGTAGGGTACGTGGACACACCTTTGCTGTCGGTCCCGACCTTGAAACAGCGACTGGCAACACTTAAAGAGTTTGATTTACAACAGTTAAATGCGCTTTCAAGTGATGAAAAACGCGATCACGTCTTGATTGTTCAAGATCCATTTACCAGCTACTACGATGCACAGGTTGTTGAAGATTTCGCTGCGTTAGTCACGAGCTTAGGTAAGACGCCGATATTGCTGCCGTTCAAACCCAACGGTAAAGCGCAACACATCAAAGGCTTTTTAAAGCGTTTTGTGGCGACAGCGAGTGATACGGCAAAGTTCTTAGAGCTGGTGGCCGATTTAGCGATTCCTATGGTCGGTGTCGATCCTGCATTGGTGCTTTGTTATCGCGATGAATATCAAGAGATCTTGGGTGATAAACGGGGTGATTTTCAAGTGCTCACTGCGCACGAGTGGTTACTGCCTCGTCTAGCAGAGTTTGATGTGACAAAGGGCAGTGCAGAGCCACCTTGGTATTTGCTGGCGCATTGTACAGAAAAGACTAAGTTACCGAACGCGGAAAAAGAATGGGGCACTATTTTTACCCATTTTGGCGCTCAGCTTAATACCGTTCCAGTTGGCTGCTGTGGTATGGCTGGCACGTTTGGCCACGAAAGTGACAAGCTACAAATGTCGAAAGATATTTACGCCTTGAGCTGGCAGCCAAGTTTGGAGGCATTACCAAAAGAGCGTTGCTTGATCACCGGCTACTCATGTCGCTCTCAGGTGAAGCGGTTTGAAGGCGTTCAACCTCTTCATCCAGTGCAAGCACTGCTTTCCATTTGTCGTCAGAATGGATGA
- a CDS encoding methyltransferase family protein, with amino-acid sequence MDKLELKIPPVAVFLILILFMYLASEFFISWSFSLSGRLWFAGVLFGLSGAIGMAGVFAFRQAQTTVNPVKPESASTVVSNGIFAYTRNPMYLALLLLLLAYAIWLENMLAFVGCPLFVAYMNRFQIYPEERALEGLFGERYLVYKQKVRRWI; translated from the coding sequence ATGGACAAACTCGAGTTAAAAATCCCCCCAGTCGCCGTATTTCTTATCCTCATATTGTTTATGTATTTGGCGAGTGAGTTTTTCATCTCATGGTCATTTTCACTTAGTGGTCGATTATGGTTCGCTGGCGTGTTGTTTGGCTTATCTGGCGCGATTGGTATGGCTGGTGTATTCGCGTTTCGTCAAGCACAAACGACGGTGAATCCAGTCAAACCAGAAAGTGCCTCGACGGTAGTATCTAATGGCATTTTTGCTTATACCCGCAACCCCATGTACCTCGCTTTATTGCTACTGCTACTCGCTTATGCGATTTGGTTAGAGAATATGTTGGCCTTTGTTGGTTGCCCTTTATTTGTTGCCTATATGAACCGCTTTCAAATTTATCCCGAAGAAAGAGCCTTAGAAGGATTGTTCGGTGAGCGTTATTTAGTTTACAAACAAAAAGTTAGACGCTGGATTTGA
- a CDS encoding S1 family peptidase, whose translation MYRRKILSIAIISTLAFANSQALALEPLNSSESSVERSNRIIGGSTAPAEKWPFMAALVSKGYNGGKGQFCGASFIGSRYVLTAAHCLDATLGEDIEVIIGQQNLSAATSEQRLSVRKVYVHEAYVDAAMGNDIAILELSEEFGGGSVPLVEASFRKSLAAGSNLTVMGWGDQDPTDNFRGATQLQQVNVELIDQQVCKNVPALGYDKITENAFCAGVVQGGKDSCQGDSGGPIVVSDNGQYKQLGIVSWGDGCAEKGKYGVYANVSYYADWIANKTKGLSYDQHVYEGIVSPGIQSATLTYRNNTESELLLSNFATTSSAQIVHNTCEQPLAIGAECQVTTSYSLLGSGDFSYDVTMDSNQGIGQVKSTVHYQSYPLADPFISDWIMGQIPNQQLSVFSQGIEWDFSAKGIMSGTLEKDQSSGIAISGIAKGQVALDMSVSSEEEFDELKVFVNGRLELSVSGEQEGTVSFVLPREKNAVELVYVKDGLGSEGADRGFLNAIRYSSSLILPSAESSSSGSSSGGSLGWLSLFALLGFVRRKH comes from the coding sequence ATGTATCGTCGGAAAATACTTTCTATCGCTATCATATCTACATTGGCTTTCGCGAATAGCCAGGCTTTAGCTCTCGAGCCATTGAATAGCTCAGAAAGTTCTGTGGAACGCTCTAATCGAATTATTGGGGGATCTACGGCACCTGCCGAAAAGTGGCCATTTATGGCAGCTCTTGTGAGTAAGGGTTACAACGGAGGCAAAGGCCAATTTTGTGGCGCCAGTTTCATTGGCTCTAGGTATGTCCTGACGGCAGCGCATTGTTTGGATGCAACCTTGGGTGAAGATATTGAAGTGATCATCGGCCAGCAGAATCTGTCTGCAGCGACGAGTGAACAACGTCTTTCAGTGCGCAAAGTGTATGTTCATGAGGCGTATGTTGACGCTGCTATGGGAAATGACATTGCCATCTTAGAGTTGAGTGAAGAGTTTGGAGGTGGTTCCGTTCCCTTAGTAGAAGCCAGTTTTAGGAAATCATTGGCTGCTGGGAGCAACTTGACCGTGATGGGGTGGGGAGATCAAGACCCAACAGATAACTTTCGTGGTGCGACTCAGTTACAACAGGTCAACGTAGAACTGATTGATCAGCAAGTCTGCAAAAACGTACCAGCGCTGGGCTACGATAAAATCACGGAAAACGCATTCTGCGCGGGTGTGGTGCAGGGAGGAAAAGACTCCTGTCAAGGTGACAGTGGTGGCCCGATTGTTGTCAGTGATAATGGCCAATACAAACAGTTGGGTATTGTCAGTTGGGGTGATGGTTGCGCAGAGAAAGGCAAGTACGGCGTGTATGCCAATGTCAGTTATTACGCTGATTGGATTGCCAATAAAACAAAAGGCCTGAGTTACGATCAGCATGTTTATGAGGGCATCGTCTCACCAGGTATTCAGAGTGCGACGTTAACTTACCGAAATAATACCGAAAGCGAGTTGTTGCTATCCAACTTCGCCACGACGTCAAGTGCTCAAATCGTTCATAATACTTGCGAACAGCCTCTTGCAATCGGAGCCGAGTGCCAAGTTACTACAAGCTACAGTCTTCTTGGCTCTGGTGATTTTTCTTATGATGTGACAATGGATAGCAACCAAGGTATCGGCCAAGTTAAATCGACGGTGCATTATCAATCATACCCATTGGCCGACCCGTTCATATCAGATTGGATCATGGGACAAATTCCTAACCAACAACTGTCCGTATTTAGTCAAGGTATCGAGTGGGATTTTTCTGCGAAAGGGATTATGTCCGGTACTTTAGAAAAGGATCAATCCTCAGGTATTGCGATATCAGGGATAGCAAAAGGACAAGTGGCCTTGGACATGTCTGTCTCTTCGGAAGAAGAATTTGACGAACTGAAAGTCTTTGTGAATGGGCGGCTAGAGCTATCAGTAAGTGGTGAGCAAGAAGGGACAGTTTCATTCGTGTTGCCACGTGAGAAGAACGCCGTTGAACTGGTTTATGTGAAAGATGGGCTAGGAAGTGAAGGAGCAGATCGCGGTTTCTTAAATGCCATTCGCTACAGTTCATCACTTATCTTACCATCGGCAGAAAGTTCAAGTTCTGGTTCAAGCAGTGGTGGTAGCCTAGGTTGGTTATCGTTATTTGCTCTGTTGGGTTTCGTAAGACGAAAACACTAA
- a CDS encoding DUF3581 domain-containing protein, with the protein MFLTPYFSSNNHQFQFTREQASHFAKKVAGDYNPIHDEDSKRFCVPGDLLFAVLLSKEGVSQKMRFDFSGMVNDGVALHIENKCTKESAVVDAVGKEYLHMSREGDVNRDAAFIEHVVTNYVQFSGMNFPHIMVPLMEEQQMMINCQRPLVIYESMEVEFERLDLSHPEVAFTGATFDVDGKRGVVTLNFAFKEDGEVVGRGIKRMVASGLKPYDQDAVDDLVNRFNERKEAFLQQFAQAA; encoded by the coding sequence ATGTTTCTAACACCTTATTTTTCAAGCAATAACCATCAATTTCAGTTCACTCGCGAGCAAGCAAGTCACTTTGCGAAAAAGGTCGCGGGAGACTATAACCCAATCCATGATGAAGACAGCAAGCGCTTCTGCGTGCCTGGCGATCTTTTGTTTGCCGTACTGCTCAGCAAAGAAGGCGTCAGCCAAAAAATGCGTTTCGATTTTTCTGGCATGGTCAACGATGGTGTGGCTCTTCACATTGAAAATAAGTGTACTAAAGAGAGTGCCGTTGTGGATGCTGTAGGTAAAGAGTACCTGCACATGAGTCGCGAAGGTGATGTGAATCGCGATGCGGCTTTCATTGAGCACGTGGTGACCAACTATGTTCAATTCTCAGGCATGAACTTTCCACACATCATGGTGCCTCTAATGGAAGAGCAGCAGATGATGATCAATTGCCAGCGTCCACTGGTGATTTACGAAAGTATGGAAGTTGAATTTGAGCGTCTGGATCTTTCTCATCCAGAGGTGGCATTTACCGGCGCTACCTTTGATGTTGATGGCAAACGTGGTGTCGTCACTCTTAACTTCGCATTTAAAGAAGATGGCGAAGTGGTTGGACGTGGCATTAAACGCATGGTCGCCAGCGGCCTAAAACCTTATGACCAAGATGCCGTTGATGACTTGGTTAACCGCTTTAACGAACGTAAAGAAGCTTTTTTGCAGCAGTTTGCGCAAGCGGCATAA
- the hutH gene encoding histidine ammonia-lyase — protein sequence MDMLNLTLKPGCLSLNQLRQVSRSPINLSLDASAIPAIEESTQVVERVIAEDRTVYGINTGFGLLANTRIAPEDLETLQRSIVLSHAAGIGEFMADETVRLMMVLKINSLSRGYSGIRLNVIQMLIDLVNAQVYPCVPQKGSVGASGDLAPLAHMSTVLLGEGQARHNGKIISGLEALKIAGLEPITLAPKEGLALLNGTQASTAFALEGLFIAEDLFASATVCGAMSVEAALGSRRPFDPRIHRVRGHRSQMDSAMAYRHLLDTSSEIGQSHSNCEKVQDPYSLRCQPQVMGACLQQIRNSAEILLVESNSVSDNPLVFAEDDDIISGGNFHAEPVAMAADNLALAIAEIGSLSERRMALLIDSALSKLPPFLVDNGGVNSGFMIAQVTSAALASENKTLAHPASVDSLPTSANQEDHVSMATFAARRLREMGENTRGILAVEYLSAAQGLDFRAPHKSSPRIEQAKQMLREKVSFYDKDRYFAPDIEKANSLLKLAVHNVLMPEAVLPSVL from the coding sequence ATGGATATGTTAAATCTCACGCTAAAGCCCGGTTGTCTTAGCTTAAATCAACTGCGTCAAGTCAGTCGTTCGCCAATTAACCTATCTCTTGATGCGTCCGCGATTCCAGCCATTGAAGAGAGCACTCAAGTGGTTGAACGAGTCATCGCCGAGGATCGCACCGTTTACGGCATTAATACTGGGTTTGGTTTGTTGGCCAACACACGCATCGCTCCAGAAGATCTTGAAACACTGCAACGCAGTATCGTTCTTTCTCACGCAGCGGGTATCGGCGAATTCATGGCAGATGAAACGGTGCGTTTGATGATGGTGCTCAAAATCAATAGCCTATCCCGTGGTTATTCCGGTATTCGTCTAAACGTCATTCAAATGCTGATCGATTTGGTCAACGCGCAAGTTTATCCTTGTGTACCACAGAAAGGCTCTGTTGGGGCATCGGGTGACTTGGCCCCTCTGGCTCATATGAGCACAGTGTTACTGGGTGAAGGGCAAGCACGTCACAATGGCAAAATTATCTCAGGCCTAGAAGCACTCAAAATAGCCGGCCTTGAACCGATCACCCTTGCGCCAAAAGAAGGTTTGGCACTTCTGAATGGCACGCAGGCATCGACGGCTTTCGCGTTGGAAGGTTTGTTTATCGCAGAAGATCTCTTCGCATCCGCCACCGTCTGCGGCGCAATGTCAGTCGAAGCTGCACTAGGGAGTCGCCGTCCTTTTGACCCGCGTATTCACCGTGTGCGCGGACACCGTAGCCAAATGGATTCGGCGATGGCCTATCGTCATCTACTGGACACCAGTAGTGAGATTGGCCAGTCACACAGCAACTGTGAAAAAGTGCAAGACCCTTATTCGTTGCGTTGCCAGCCACAAGTGATGGGCGCATGTCTGCAGCAGATCCGTAACTCAGCTGAGATCTTGTTGGTTGAGTCCAACTCAGTGTCCGACAATCCCCTCGTATTTGCTGAAGATGACGACATCATTTCTGGAGGCAACTTCCACGCAGAACCTGTTGCTATGGCAGCAGACAACCTTGCCCTTGCGATTGCAGAAATCGGCAGCCTCTCGGAGCGCCGCATGGCATTGCTGATTGATAGCGCACTCTCTAAGCTGCCACCATTTTTGGTCGATAACGGCGGAGTCAACTCTGGTTTTATGATTGCGCAAGTGACCTCGGCGGCGTTGGCAAGTGAAAACAAAACCCTTGCACATCCAGCGTCCGTGGACAGCTTACCCACGTCAGCCAACCAAGAAGATCATGTGTCCATGGCTACCTTTGCCGCCCGTCGTTTACGTGAAATGGGTGAAAACACACGTGGCATTTTAGCCGTCGAGTATCTCTCAGCGGCGCAAGGACTGGATTTCCGTGCACCGCATAAATCCTCGCCTCGCATAGAACAAGCAAAGCAGATGCTACGAGAGAAAGTCAGTTTCTACGATAAAGACCGTTACTTTGCACCGGATATTGAAAAGGCCAACTCCCTGCTGAAGCTGGCCGTACACAATGTGCTGATGCCAGAAGCGGTGTTACCGAGCGTTCTCTAA